A stretch of the Rhodospirillaceae bacterium genome encodes the following:
- a CDS encoding class I SAM-dependent DNA methyltransferase, which produces TGGDGWADVWKRGCFAWEYKGRHANLDAAFNQLRQYALALENPPLLIVSDMARFRIRTAWTNSVSETREFALDDLADAAIRDMLKWAMSDPERLRPGESRQALTERAAATFAELAHSLRDRGHDPQAVAHFVNRLVFCMFAEDIGLLPDNMFTRMLEHARRRPEGFTDLARDLFGAMAAGGRIGFEAVAWFNGGLFDDDSALPLDRAGIETALKAAALDWSEIDPSILGTLFERGLDPDKRSQLGAHYTDRDKIMRIVEPVVVRPLLAEWEAAKAEIARTLERAGAAKSKAARTGARGRAERRLRAFLERLRGFTVLDPACGSGNFLYLALHALKDIEHRVQLEAEAMGLPRAFPAIGPENVKGIEINAYAAELARVSVWVGEIQWMRRNGFEAARDPILKPLENIECRDSILAPDGREPDWPEADVVIGNPPFLGDRVMRDGLGHEYTERLRRAYRGSVAASADLVCYWFRKAGKLIAGGKIARAGLVATNSIRGGNNRAVLDRIAERGAIFDAWSDEPWVIDGAAVRVSLVCFAGEGADLTIRLNGRETARIHADLSDVGPDLTRAGRLETNRATAFLGVYKNGPFDVSGDLAREWLRLPANPNGRPNTDVLKPRFNGMDLTRRPAGNWIIDFGEDMGEAEAALYEAPLAHVVEHVKPVRLKRRRERHRKYWWRHGETRPGMWRALDGLPRFIATPTVSKHRLFVWLYSGVCPDHQLIVIARDDDTTFGILHSRFHEAWSLRLGTSLEDRPRYTPSTTFETFPFPEGLSPDIPAADYAEDSRAVAIAEAARRLVELRDRWLNPPEWVQWLDEPAPGYPKRPVPRDEDAAKALKTRTLTALYNTRPQWLTDAHAALDAAVAAAYGWDVGIAEDEALGELLAMNLTAQ; this is translated from the coding sequence ACACCGGCGGCGACGGCTGGGCCGACGTGTGGAAGCGCGGCTGCTTCGCCTGGGAATACAAGGGCAGGCACGCCAACCTCGACGCGGCGTTCAACCAGCTCCGGCAATACGCGCTGGCGCTGGAGAACCCGCCCCTGCTGATCGTCTCGGACATGGCGCGGTTCCGCATCCGCACTGCCTGGACCAACAGCGTGAGCGAGACCCGCGAGTTCGCGCTGGACGACCTGGCGGACGCGGCGATCCGCGACATGCTGAAATGGGCGATGTCGGACCCGGAGCGGCTGCGGCCCGGCGAGAGCCGGCAGGCGCTGACCGAGCGCGCGGCGGCGACTTTCGCGGAACTGGCGCATTCGCTGCGCGACCGCGGCCACGATCCGCAGGCGGTCGCCCATTTCGTCAACCGGCTGGTGTTCTGCATGTTCGCCGAGGATATCGGCCTGCTGCCCGATAACATGTTCACCCGGATGCTCGAACACGCGCGCCGGCGGCCGGAGGGCTTTACGGACCTTGCCCGCGACCTGTTCGGCGCGATGGCGGCCGGCGGGCGGATCGGCTTCGAGGCGGTGGCCTGGTTCAACGGCGGCCTGTTCGACGACGACAGCGCCCTGCCGCTGGACCGGGCCGGGATCGAGACCGCGCTCAAGGCCGCGGCGCTCGACTGGTCGGAGATCGACCCGTCGATCCTCGGCACCCTGTTCGAGCGCGGCCTCGACCCGGACAAGCGCTCGCAACTCGGCGCGCACTACACCGACCGCGACAAGATCATGCGGATCGTGGAGCCGGTCGTCGTGCGTCCGCTGCTCGCCGAATGGGAAGCGGCGAAGGCGGAAATCGCCCGCACGCTCGAACGTGCCGGCGCGGCCAAATCGAAGGCGGCGCGAACCGGCGCGCGTGGGCGGGCCGAACGCCGGCTGCGCGCCTTTCTCGAACGGCTGCGCGGCTTCACGGTGCTCGATCCGGCCTGCGGCTCCGGCAATTTCCTCTATCTCGCGTTGCACGCGCTCAAGGACATCGAGCACCGGGTCCAGCTCGAAGCCGAGGCGATGGGCCTGCCGCGCGCATTTCCCGCAATCGGCCCGGAGAATGTAAAGGGCATCGAAATCAACGCCTACGCCGCCGAACTGGCGCGCGTCTCGGTGTGGGTCGGCGAAATCCAGTGGATGCGGCGCAACGGCTTCGAGGCGGCGCGCGACCCGATCCTGAAACCGCTGGAAAATATCGAATGCCGCGACTCCATTCTCGCGCCGGACGGGAGAGAACCGGACTGGCCGGAAGCGGACGTCGTAATCGGCAACCCGCCGTTTCTGGGCGACCGGGTGATGCGGGACGGGCTCGGCCACGAATACACCGAGCGCCTGCGCCGCGCCTATCGGGGTTCCGTCGCGGCGTCGGCCGATCTCGTCTGCTACTGGTTTCGCAAGGCAGGCAAGCTGATCGCCGGAGGGAAGATTGCCCGCGCCGGTCTGGTCGCGACCAACTCGATTCGCGGCGGCAACAATCGGGCGGTGCTCGACCGGATCGCCGAGCGTGGCGCGATCTTCGACGCTTGGTCCGACGAACCCTGGGTTATCGACGGCGCGGCGGTGCGGGTGTCGCTGGTGTGTTTCGCCGGCGAGGGTGCGGACCTGACCATTCGCTTGAACGGCAGGGAAACGGCGCGCATCCACGCCGATCTCAGCGATGTCGGCCCCGATCTCACGCGGGCGGGTCGGTTGGAAACGAACCGCGCCACGGCGTTCCTGGGCGTCTACAAGAACGGCCCATTCGATGTTTCCGGCGATCTGGCGCGGGAATGGCTTCGGCTTCCGGCCAACCCAAACGGGCGTCCGAACACCGATGTTCTCAAGCCTCGGTTTAACGGCATGGACCTGACACGGCGTCCGGCGGGCAACTGGATAATCGACTTCGGCGAGGACATGGGGGAGGCCGAAGCGGCGCTTTACGAAGCTCCGTTGGCCCACGTCGTCGAACATGTGAAGCCAGTGCGCCTTAAGAGGCGTCGGGAGAGACACCGGAAATATTGGTGGCGACATGGCGAAACTCGTCCGGGCATGTGGCGCGCGCTCGACGGTCTGCCCCGCTTCATTGCGACGCCGACCGTTTCCAAGCACCGGTTGTTCGTGTGGCTCTATTCGGGTGTTTGCCCCGACCATCAACTGATCGTCATTGCCCGCGACGACGACACGACGTTCGGCATCCTGCACAGCCGGTTTCACGAGGCATGGTCGCTACGCCTTGGCACCAGCTTGGAAGACCGCCCGCGCTACACCCCATCGACAACCTTCGAGACCTTCCCCTTCCCTGAGGGCCTCTCGCCCGACATCCCCGCCGCCGACTACGCCGAAGACTCACGCGCCGTCGCCATCGCCGAAGCCGCCCGCCGGCTGGTCGAATTGCGCGACCGCTGGCTCAACCCGCCCGAATGGGTGCAGTGGCTGGACGAACCGGCGCCGGGCTATCCGAAGCGCCCCGTCCCGCGCGATGAGGATGCCGCGAAGGCCCTCAAGACCCGCACCCTCACCGCTCTCTACAACACCCGCCCGCAATGGCTGACGGATGCGCACGCGGCACTGGACGCGGCCGTAGCGGCAGCTTACGGATGGGATGTGGGGATTGCGGAAGACGAAGCGTTGGGGGAATTGCTGGCGATGAATTTGACAGCGCAATAG